The Amphiura filiformis chromosome 1, Afil_fr2py, whole genome shotgun sequence nucleotide sequence AGGCATTTACTTGCAGAAAATAATTGAACGGTTAATTTGTTATCCGACCGCGCCTTATCTGAAAATCAGCCATTTTAGGGACAAAATGACTCGTTTTgcatgatcgcatcacataatcgCGTCTGTGATACTCAATCGCTTGATGATTTGCCAAAGGCAATTTGTGATATTTAGGTTTTACATATTTGTGGCTCTTGAATTAGGGTCAAAATATGAGAAAACAAATTTTGACAGATCTTGAAAATACAGCTGAAGGATTCCCGGTCAACAGAGagtgactttaaaaaaaacttaaaaaacttAAAAGAAtaattcgagggttgacaaacagaaggccttaactcaaaaagtgcattttggagaaaaatgagtaaaataatatttttgcattgagatgcgaccaagtattattgtgctatagatgcattagaaagttgaattgagttaaagcttatgattttaagaatctgtgggtattacagattattttggtaccaaaatctcaacatgggcaatagtgagttaaggccttctgtttgtcaaccctcgaattgCCTTTTATACTCTGCAGAGGTCATTGTCCATTTGCCCATCCCCATTATACATATACATTGCGCTAGAATTGAAACTTCGTCGTCAATGTTATTGTTGGCTGCCACAAAATACATATTTTTTCAATCCTTAATATGCATTATGGGAtacgaaaaaatatattacaaaattaatgtggacttttgatgaaaatccaaATAAATGACGCAACCAATGTCTCATGCAGCTTGttggataggcttttacgacgggaagtttttagcgggttcgccgtcggacaagtttagaactgtaaagctttcgtcaggagtagctctgacttcttcaggacaaagtacctaagaatgagacatgtagaccaccccttgcctactggtggctctgaaaagagccgttcactgaagactgccccttgtctcaTCATCACGGCGTTCACATTTATGTTATTTGAACATCAGTTCTGTTTGAAACATACCATAGCCGTGCATCTTTGAACCATTTTATCTTTTCATCACGACCACCTTTCCAATTATTGTGGACCACCACAGGCTTGTGCATCTCTCGCCATTCAGCGAAGTCAAGATAATAATTTAAAATACCATTTGGAAATTTACTCGCATCTAACATTTTAACCTTTAATTTAGGTATGATATTCTCATTGATGATATCAGTTAATAGGATTTGCTCTGaagtattattattgtttttgtcaatccTATTAACGAGTTCTTTAATTAGTAGCAATGATGGGTTAGTTGCACGGTAATACACGAATCCAGTACTGAGAACGTTTTTCTTATCGTGGTGATCTTTTTCCAAATAGATATCGTAATTCCCATCAAAATATGGAAATGGATCATCTATCCAAACTATATCAACATCATTAAATAAAACGTTCAGTCCTCGCTGAAGAAATTTCTTGATATGAGTTGGTCTTTGATTGACGAACTTTCTGTGTAGTGGCGACTGGATGGGAAGATCATGGGACGTTTTGTATTGATTTAACAGTACCCGTATATCATTTCGTTTTTTCAACAGTTCATACGCAACGTTATCCTCGGCTATGATAGATATATCTGGCCATATTCCAGTTTTGCGGATACTCGCCAACCAGTTTTCAGCAATATTTACAAAAGCGGCATTTACAGTTGTAAGGACCACTGTATTAGCTGGACCACTAGGAACAGTAGGGGGCGCTGGACCGAATTGTGGTGCGGGCGCTTCTTGGATTATTTCAGCTATCGGTTTAACGTCATCATCTGAACTAATTGTCCCATCTTCATTCCAAAGTCGCATGTTCAGTAATGAGTCTAAAATACAAAACAGTTGTTCGAAATAAAATCATCAGTCATAACTATCAGTTGAATGATCAATCACTGTgactaatcaatcaatcaatcaagtaagcAAGCAATCAATTCAGTTCCATTAAttgttaattgattaattgatcgatCACACAAAACCTTTTGGAAAAAGTTGCCATAAAACGTCAAATGTAGGGTAAAAGCAATCAAGTAGTCTTCCCAGCAATcacaaaacgttttgtaaaaggttagaaaattttgacagaaaatgtttaaatttcgggtttgaatgttttgataggcctataatattttaaaaagatgTAACAATAtcatttgacaacattttcagTGATAGcttagatagtgttttttcaaatgttctaaAAAACAAGTTTGGTTGATCTATAGATATCTATTACACATCCAAAGTGATCGACGACAGGCCGATTTCTGCGTGGATCATATTAATTTCCTTTGAAATGGtttgatttttgttttagtaGTTTCTACTCACCATTTAAAATGCTAATACACGCCAGCACTGCAATTATAAGAATGCAGCTCTTGATGGAAATCTTGGACCAAAACCTGGTAAACAATAATGGGAAAagttacataacataacataacataacataacataacataacataacataacataacataacataacataacataacataacatctaTTAACCATTTTACCATCTTTACATATAAGCgggaagcggccattttggatttatgcaaattaggccctGTTTCACTACTTGAATTTCAGGGACATTTGATATGTTTTGGTGAGCTTTTGGGATATGggtgcatgtgaaatggattgtGTTGCAATTAGTATAgtggcttaagggctggggtatgaacgtttggacagtatttattttgggacatcagagcacatcagacatatcgaattgcattctgaatacgaagaatgtcattctgatatcaaataattttgatttttgaaattcgcaatttaatacacattttatggcaaatcattaaaattgatattttgatatttaacagtacttgagtaaactttataaatctgatgatttatacttaaagtgtatgtaggtgggatgaaaagccgacgatcaattgaaaattttgacctttcgtattgaagatatggatttttttcccaaaacaccaaaaaaattaggtctttttgggaaaaaattcatatcttcaatatgaaaggtcaaaattttcaattgaccgtcggcttttcctccctgctacatacactttaaaatatatcattagatttatataatttacttcgaggactgttatatatcaaaatttgaaaaatatcaaatttttataatttgtcataaaatttgtattatattgtgattttcaaaaatgaaaattatttgatatcagaaagacatgcttcgtattcagaatgcaattcgatagctctgaggtgctctcatgtcccacaaaaaatactgtcaaaacgcaataaacgctcattttagatcccttaatccatATCTAACACTTAGACTAGGTTAATTCAAACCGCGTTTTACTTGACGAAGGTTAACGTATAGCGCACTTGAATATCAAatatatgataaaaatgtttgGGTGTGGTAACaaactgttaccatggttacatataGTAACATTTAATGTCTTTTATTTAAATGTTCGATTTGCAATTGATTTTGGTAAGCATTTGTTGCTCCAACTAGTGTAAACTTCGTAGGGCGTGTTATGCTACTGAACAAGTGACCTAGAACGAAGCCATTCATTCATTTAATATTTGCCTAACCTATATGACCTATTGCAAGTACAATTTCAGTGAAGTTCACACACGTACACCTACATATATCAATTGTTATAATGCTTTCATCCATATACGAACAAACCCAATATTTCAGCGAATCTGTATAAAATGAGCTATGGACAAGTACATGATGTCCCAATAAAAACGCAACccaactttgaccaatttttctcAGGTTTATTTATAGTAAATCAATATAGTCTATTGTCTATGAAAAtgttttgagcaaaaatcgtAAAATTCACATGCGTCGTTGACCCAGCaatcacaaaacgttttcgacattgttcgcaaaaggttagaaaaggttgtcagaaaacgtttaaatgtcgggttaaaaaaggtatacaaagggtataaaacgttttcatatcatttaaaaacatttttttgataacttactgcaaatattcttacataatatttgagaaaaatccTTGGAAATACGAAGGTTCTGACCGTATGGTTAAGAAATGTAACATACGTTACCAGAAAGTACATCATTAAAACAAACAAGTGACTATAAACTTAAGCAAATTACTGAAGCAGGTGATACTTGATCAACTtcattaattttatttcattaacGCAATTCCAACATACTTGTCTGGCACTTTGAAGTTAAAATGTAACCCACGAGACAAACACACGTTACCATTAATTTTAACACCctatcaaaattaactaaaaCTGCGCCCAATTACCCCTGGATTGTTTTTTAATAGTGCCACCATATGCATTAtaggtaggcctactttaaaaacTTGGCATTACAGAAAATATGCTCAATGAAAAGTATCCTAATTGTAACATAAATTTCATCTAAAATGTCACGTAGATTTCTACTCTTTTTCAACTCTTTTTGAGGCAATTAATTCTCCTCTAACAAACATTTAAACTTAAAGGCGACATTTCATTGTTTTATGCCAACACATTTAGTTCATGCACTGTCAAAAAAACGTATACTCCTTTCAATCTAATGGTATAATGTAGGTTTCGTGACTCACTTTCTTTGAAGTTCGTTGAATTCTTtgaattttgcatattaaataaaaGCATCAAGAATTGATGACAGCAAGAATGATCTtatattcaattgttttattGTTAGTATATTTAATGAACCTTAGTAGTAACTTAAGTTACCAATAGAAAACCCATgggcattattgaaattgatgttAAAGTAAAAGTTCACAAgatttgatcttcatattttccagaatgaaactTAAATGAATAATAAGGAAAAGTTTAGGGATACTTTATTTTGCCGATTTTGTAAgtatttaattaataattatgtgcCACTGTACAATAGTAGATCTAATTGTTTCTGCGtagtatattttattatattcaaattgaaattgtGAGATCTTATAATAGTGATTGATTGTCTATAGTGCATCATAATAAAGGCACAATGACAATAAAAGAAACAGCAAAAAATTTCAATCAATACAATGTTTTGTCAAATGTCAACTCAGACGTCCATAATTATATTTCGGGGACAAACTTAATTtggactaattttccctaaaaTGTGTTATATCTTAACAATGCAAGATGCCATTTTTCCCGCGAATGAATGTGTAAAAAATCTGACTATTGACCATGAAACCTGAGAAAAAGGGCGTGCTGTGTTTAGCTgcgtttttattgggacaccctgtacaatggtCTATAGTCTAATGGAGCTTAAAGtataatttgattgaaatattATGGTTAGTATATAGCTATATGATTGTTTGAAATATAATTTACTTACAAGAGACATATTCTTGAAGTAGAGTTCATAGTGTTCAATCGCAAACTTGATTGGTACCACCTTGATGCCGTATGTTCTTCAATCCTTTATACGGGTATTGTAGTTGTGCTACCTCAGTCTGATAAATCTGTCCATTTTCCATGCAGTGCTTCATCAAGTCTACCCTTTTgctgaaaaaccttcaaattttcatttttttcttaacACACGTTCTTATTATCTGACAATTCTTATTAACCTCCACAATCAGTCGAATCATCACATAAAATACGATGTATTAAATCTGAATCAAACTCCGGATTAAACTACGTTGGGTTTGGCGTCACCAAATACCAATCATACAGGTAACTAAAATTAGTAGGGCAAGTACGATTGATGGCGCTGTTCCTGAATTTTGTCAGCACTTCGGTAAGGCCAGGGCACAAGGACTGCCAAGGCTTCACTATCATAACTATTTCGGCGGTTTTCAAAACAAAGATATTCAATTCAATACCTTTATTCAGAATTACCTAGAAACAAAGTATTTCGATAAGCGAGGCATGGTTGTGTTGTCAACTCCATGTAAGCTGTGTTGTGAAAGTGCACCACACATAGGATTCGAACCGGATTCCAATACCAGCATTCACGTCACTGATTGTCGAAATTTGTTGAGGTTTCTGTTTTTCATTTTGGTAATTGCAAATTATTGGTTTTTACCTGGGCCGTCTCTTGCAAAAATTCAGGCACCTCAGTAACAGATAGTTCTTTCTGCGTTGACATGACAAAATCGGGAAAGTGTcatttaggccgtgtaaaattaatattttggttctcgtcccctcctcctcaatttctgggatttgtcagattttttttttttagatttttcacttttttcgactttggaatgatttatgaaatcttcatacatataaataagtttattagagaacaagcatcacttccaagtcttttgtggtactctaggggtttatcctcagaatctcacatttgaaaaaaaaaaaaaaaaaaaggcctcatcgtttcctcgagcactgttggagaagaccgaaaactactgacaatgctaattttacattggaaaaaaaaaaaaaaaaaaaaacacctccctcctcatcaattcatgaaaatcctctggacgagaaccaaaacattaattttatacggccttaagatCGTATAGCTCAAATGAAGACTTCCCGATTTGTTGACATAAATCATATCGAGTAGGGACAAAACATAAGCGAAACAATGAAGTATTGCTTAATACTAGCATGTGTTATCATAAGTAAAACACTGTAGTTTTAAGACACCGTATatatttgcaaatattttgttaacacttaatataacattatgtttttcatgaaagttttcagaaatgttctttgaatgttattataacgtttttatataagccgacatttaaacgttttctgtgaaacgttttgtgtttgctggatctAGCACAGTCAAAAGCCAAATGTACCATAATTCACAGCTCTCATTTAATCGACCACATTCCTATCTTTTTAAACCGTTGTACTTTAACATCATGACCTATAACCCAGTTATTATGCAGCATAACCGGTTGAACGTGAGGGTTTTTTGACCTCCAATCGTCGTTGAAATAAAACTGTCCAGAAACAAACAAATTTGGGTCCAAAACTTTAACTTTGACACCATTCTTATTCTTCATACATTTCATTATGAGTTGATTTAGCACAACTTGATCCggtagtttttgttttttaattgccaTTCTTGTGATCCAAGTTCGTACAAATTTGAGAGTTTGTCCGGTAGCTTTGTAAAACACAAAACCGGCGCAAAGTACCTGTGGTAAAGGAGGGAGTTGATCCGCCTGAGTAAAAATATCATATCCTTCTTCAAAATATGGAAATGGATTTTTTACCCAATAAGTGTCTACATCGGAAAACAACACATCATAACCATTGTGAAGTAACGCGAGTATATAATCAGCACGCTTATTTACAAAGCGTTTATATTCAGGTGTATCGAACAACAGATTATCTGCAGTTGATAATTGGTCGGCTAATGTCACGTGTATGTTGAACTTCATCTTTCGAAGTGCTTCATATGCAGCTCTGTCCTCTGCGATCACGGTAATGTTCGGCCAAACGCCGCAGCTTTGTATACTGTATAACCAGTTTTCAGTTAAATCAAGAAAAGCTGAATTTGTAGTTGTTAAGACAACTGTTTTAGGAGGAGGTTCATCTGACACTGGTTGTATTCGGGATTTTCTGGGAGGTAGGTGATCCGAATTTAAATATCGACGACTAGCAATAGTTTCCAACATTCCTGAAAGATAAAGAAATATTATAATGAATTACATAAAATAGGACCATGCATGATTTGTAACTCTCATCTACTCACTCGCTCACCCCGttcactcactcactcgctcgctcaattgatttgatttgattgaagATAGTATAACCGTGGTGAGAACGCATTGTAGAAACACAAATCGTTTTGAAAGGAGATCCGAGATGTGGAAAACGTACAATGCCGCCGCAGTTGTTAAGCGATTAAACTGATTGTATGCGAATTTGATGCTCGCACGTGTTTCTGTGTAATATCTAGTAGTGGGGGCTGATTATCGATCAATAGattgaataattttgatttgattgaatACATTTAGCCTactcatgtatttatttattttgttgttttcattATTCTTATTGTTTCAGCTCAcccgtgggggtgtgtgggtttgGGTATC carries:
- the LOC140153683 gene encoding uncharacterized protein is translated as MNSTSRICLLFWSKISIKSCILIIAVLACISILNDSLLNMRLWNEDGTISSDDDVKPIAEIIQEAPAPQFGPAPPTVPSGPANTVVLTTVNAAFVNIAENWLASIRKTGIWPDISIIAEDNVAYELLKKRNDIRVLLNQYKTSHDLPIQSPLHRKFVNQRPTHIKKFLQRGLNVLFNDVDIVWIDDPFPYFDGNYDIYLEKDHHDKKNVLSTGFVYYRATNPSLLLIKELVNRIDKNNNNTSEQILLTDIINENIIPKLKVKMLDASKFPNGILNYYLDFAEWREMHKPVVVHNNWKGGRDEKIKWFKDARLWYVSNRTDVQIT
- the LOC140153694 gene encoding uncharacterized protein, encoding MPTSCTIAMKRTNLMYRMCSRSITRSLVIFLLILLAIGLVMTGMLETIASRRYLNSDHLPPRKSRIQPVSDEPPPKTVVLTTTNSAFLDLTENWLYSIQSCGVWPNITVIAEDRAAYEALRKMKFNIHVTLADQLSTADNLLFDTPEYKRFVNKRADYILALLHNGYDVLFSDVDTYWVKNPFPYFEEGYDIFTQADQLPPLPQVLCAGFVFYKATGQTLKFVRTWITRMAIKKQKLPDQVVLNQLIMKCMKNKNGVKVKVLDPNLFVSGQFYFNDDWRSKNPHVQPVMLHNNWVIGHDVKVQRFKKIGMWSIK